In the genome of bacterium, the window TTGGGGTAACATATGGGCCTGGGCTTATTGGTTCTCTTCTTGTAGGTCTTTCATTCGCCAAAGGGTTAAGTATTTCTTTAAATGTCCCATTGTATGGGATAAACCACCTTGATGGACATCTCTCCCTTCCCTTGATTGAGAATAGAAACATTCCCCTTCCTGGCATAGGGCTTATTGTATCAGGTGGCCATACTGAGCTTGTATATATCAAGGATTGGGGGATATATGAAAGCCTGGGAAGAACCCTTGATGATGCTGTGGGAGAGGCGTTTGATAAGGTGGCAAGGCTTCTTGGGTTTTCCTTCCCTGGCGGACCAATCATAGATGAGATTTCTAAAAAGGGAAAGCCGAGCATAAAATTCCCTATTGCTAAGATAAAAAAGAAAGGATTTGATTTCAGCTTTTCAGGGATTAAAACCGCTGTTTTTTATTATTTAAGGGACAATAAAGGCTATTCAAGAGAGGATGTTGCTTGTTCTTTTCAGGAGGCTGTAATAAGGGCTTTGATAATTAGGGTTAAAGAAGCTTTATCTTATAAGGATGCAAAAAGCATTATCTTAGGTGGTGGGGTTGCTTGTAATACCCTGCTTAGACAGAGAATAAAAGAAGAGGGAGAAAAAAGAAAAATCCCTATATTCTTCCCCTCAAAAAGGCTATGTATAGATAA includes:
- the tsaD gene encoding tRNA (adenosine(37)-N6)-threonylcarbamoyltransferase complex transferase subunit TsaD, which codes for MFLGIETSCDETSIGVIDENYNLLSCVIFSQDEIHKEWGGIFPELASRAHLERIRMVFDKAILDADIKISDIKAIGVTYGPGLIGSLLVGLSFAKGLSISLNVPLYGINHLDGHLSLPLIENRNIPLPGIGLIVSGGHTELVYIKDWGIYESLGRTLDDAVGEAFDKVARLLGFSFPGGPIIDEISKKGKPSIKFPIAKIKKKGFDFSFSGIKTAVFYYLRDNKGYSREDVACSFQEAVIRALIIRVKEALSYKDAKSIILGGGVACNTLLRQRIKEEGEKRKIPIFFPSKRLCIDNGAMIAAALLRKIRNNEPPFPLSISPEPSIKL